The following proteins are encoded in a genomic region of Sparus aurata chromosome 11, fSpaAur1.1, whole genome shotgun sequence:
- the igfbp1a gene encoding insulin-like growth factor-binding protein 1a, which translates to MLATGGLYLQHVVVAAVCSVLATGTLGSPVVGPEPIRCAPCTPEKLSQCPAVAPGCAEVLREPGCGCCLACALAAGELCGIYTAPCGSGLRCTPRPGDPRPLHSLTRGQAVCTESTEPETTPEPQAQDQGEPEAEVENAAIVSDPGSSHYLPGHSKPYDPRAAADAQESMKAKLVAIRKKLLETGPCHVELQRALDKIAKSQQKLGDKLTRFYLPNCDKRGLYKPKQCESSLDGQRGRCWCVNSWNGKKILGSTDLPADAECP; encoded by the exons ATGTTGGCCACGGGTGGATTATATTTGCAGCACGTCGTGGTGGCAGCGGTGTGCTCCGTGCTGGCCACAGGGACGCTGGGGTCCCCGGTGGTAGGGCCAGAGCCGATCCGATGCGCCCCGTGTACTCCGGAGAAGCTAAGCCAGTGTCCAGCGGTAGCGCCCGGTTGCGCCGAGGTGCTGCGGGAGCCTGGCTGTGGATGTTGCCTCGCCTGCGCCCTGGCGGCTGGGGAGCTGTGCGGGATCTACACGGCGCCGTGCGGCTCCGGACTGAGGTGCACCCCGAGACCCGGCGACCCCCGGCCGCTGCACTCCCTCACACGGGGACAAGCCGTGTGCACGGAGAGCACTGAACCAGAGACGACCCCCGAGCCCCAAGCACAAG ATCAGGGAGAGCCAGAGGCTGAGGTGGAGAACGCAGCCATCGTCTCGGACCCCGGCTCCAGCCACTACCTCCCCGGTCACAGTAAGCCCTACGACCCGCGGGCTGCTGCCGACGCTCAGGAGAGCATGAAAGCCAAACTCGTCGCCATCCGCAAGAAGCTGCTCGAAACG gggCCCTGTCACGTGGAGCTGCAGAGAGCCTTGGACAAGATTGCCAAATCCCAGCAGAAATTAGGAGACAAATTAACCAGATTCTACCTCCCCAACTGTGACAAACGTGGGCTTTACAAACCAAAACAG TGCGAGTCCTCTCTGGATGGACAGAGGGGTCGATGCTGGTGTGTGAACTCTTGGAACGGCAAGAAGATTTTAGGATCGACCGATCTGCCTGCGGACGCCGAGTGCCCTTAA